The genomic interval GATTCAATAGACTTACTTGGGAGTTTCAGTATCTTCCGCATGCATTTTTACAACCAGGATATCTGCCGAGATACGGTCTAGCATCCGCTCAGCGGTATGCCCCACCAGTAGACGGTCCAGCCCCTGACGGCTGACGGCTCCCATAACCACAATACTGGAATCGTGTTGGTACAGGTGGTCCGGAATGACAGTGGTAGGGCTGCCGCATTCCAGGTGTACATGATCGGGGTCGATAGGGTGCTGGCTGACCAGTTCGTTCAGAGCTGATAAGTGCTCCTTGCGGATTTCTTCGCTGACATCTGAAGTATCCAGAACTGGTTGGTCCAGGTATATCAGCATTGGAGTTGGATCATAGACATGCAGAATATGCAGTTTGGTATCGAGTTTTTCGCTGAGAAACAAACCCGCACTGAGGATTTCGGCATCCAATGTCTTGGGTTTGTCGTGATTATTAACCGGATCCACAGCTGCAGTTACTGTCAGTTGACCTTTCCATGCCTGGTTTTTGGTCAGTAACAACGGGGCAGGGCTGTATCGAATAAGATCCCAGTCAGTGTGAGAAAAAAAAGTTCTCTGCATAACGTTTTGGTGGTGGGTATTCTTGATCACAAGATCGACCGAATTGGTTTCCAGGTATTTGATGATGGCTTGGCTCGGATGCTTGTCCCATACCGCAACACATTCAATACTCAGCCCTTCCTGACGAATAGTGTCTGCTTTTTCTTCTAGATTGGCGCGAATTCTTTGTAAGAAAGCGGCTTTGGCTTTTTCGCTATTTTCCGGATTAACGTTCGAGTGGTTCGCCAGGGTGCTGTTGTAACCACTGGCAAACAATGTCAGCTTTCCATTTACGGTGGTGGTAATGATTTGAGCTTTTTTCAGAGCGGACTGGTTATCTTCTGCCGGATCAATCAGTACAACCACGTTATTGATTCTGAACATAGTGCTACCCCGCTGTTGCTGTTGTGTTTTTGAGAACACCAAGTGTTTGAGTTCTATATTAGTACCGGGAGTTGTAAATATAAAATTGAACAGTCTGAACCCGCTATGGTCCAAAGCGGGTTAACTTTTTTAACCGTCCGATACGTCTATTTATTGACAACAGTTTTAGCTTAGCCGAGTCACCAGAGTTTGAGCCTGATTTAGATCAGCCGCCGCACGTTATAACTTGGACGGTTCTTCAAACAGTAGTACCACTTTTTGAACGCCACCCACTTCTGATGCAATTTGACCGGCTCTTTGCGCGATATCCTTTGATACCCTGCCCATTAAATAGACGATGCCGTTTTCGACGATAATATTGATATTTTTTGAAGGGAAATTATCGGTTGTGAACATTCTGGATTTTACTTTAATCGCTTGCCAGGAGTCGTTGGCTTTTATTGCAGCAGAGAGTTTTGGGCCAACGGTCAATTCATTGTGCACAGATGTTACTTTGCGAACTTTCTGGGCTATCTGAGTGGCAATGGGAATAAGCCGCTGCTCGGGAACCTGACCAACAATCAGTACTTTGCCGCTGTGAGAGATAACCCGGATACGAGCGTCTTTGAATATTGGATCTGAGGCAACAATGTCCTCTTCCACTTGAGCCTCAATGTTGTTGTCGTCCATGACTTCACCAACGGTTCTGGCACTCAAATCATTGCTGTAATCCGGTGCCACACCTCGTGACACGCAACCTTGAATTAGTACTATTCCCAAAAAAACAATAAAAATCTTTGTAAGTTTCATTCTGTTTCTGTCTTTGTTAATGCATTTTGTGGCTGATGCAGCATTGAAGTGACAAAAATGCCTCTATCTACTGCTGGCTGACAGCTTATCTGGCAATGATCCCGGTCTTTCATGTGACTGGGTTCATTAGCCTGCTTTGTCAGGGTAACCCGACAAAGTGTCGCTGTTGTCTGAGTGTTGGAGCTTTTGAATGACTCCACCACTCATGTACTTGTTAACCTGGTAATCAATGTTGTCAGGTTAATAATATTCTGCTCCAAAGAGCAAATTTTCGACCAGATCCACCAGGCAATGTGTGACCAGTGTCTGTATTTCAAGGACTCGTGGCGGACTATTGCTCGGAATGCGAATTTCCAGTTCAGGCTCGCACAGCATCTGGCCAATCATGCCGCCGTCTTTTCCGGTAACGGCGACAACCATCATTCCCTTTTCCCGTGCGGCAATGATTGCCTCATAGATGCTGCGACATGCTCCGTCGGGACTGTAAGCAACCAGAATGTCTCCTGCCTGCGCCAGAGTCCTTATCTGTCTCTCAAATGCCATCCCGACGGCGAAATCCACATCGATCCCCGACATCATCATGTGGCTTGTGCTGAGATTTACGATAGGTAAACCAGGACGTTCCCGCTGCAGCTTTCCTGTGAGTGAATAGCTTAATAATTCGGCGGACAATGCTGAAGTGCCGTTTCCACAGGTCAGAATCTTGGCGTCGTTCACCAGGCTTGAAACAATGTATTCTGCTGCCATCGCAATACCGGGAGACACAACGTCCATCACTCGATGTGTATTGGTAAGATGATCCTCAAATAGTTCATCGATACGTTGTCTTAAATTCATGCATATTCTCCGAATGCGTTCTGGAGCCAGTCGATTTGATAGCTTTCTCCGGTAGTGGAAATAACATCAAACCGGCATGCAGGTAGGCGATTACCGTAGCGCTCCTGCAAATAGGTCTTGGCAGTAAGGATGATTTTCTTCTGTTTGCTGGAGTTGACAGTATCCACTCCACTACCAAAACTCGTTTGCCGGCGATGCCTGACTTCTACGAATATCAGGATGTTTTCCGGACTGGTACAAATCAAATCTATTTCTCCACCTTTACACCGGTAGTTGCGGTCGACCACAGTCAGTCCCTGGGCGCGAAGAAAGTTGGCAGCCGCATTTTCTGCTTGTTTCCCACTGTCATTGACTGGTGTTTTTTTATGAAAACCGAACAAGAGTTACCGCTCCTCCAGCGTTGACAAAATAGGTTGTGCCAGCCCGTCTTTGATTTGAGCCCATTCCAGTTCTCTCTTTACTTTACTGTCGCTATCGATAGATAGAATGCCTGTCATTCCGTGTAATCTTGCTCCAGGCACTTCGACCAGTTGTCGTAATCTTGGATATAGTGCATAGGCATCCACACCCAGTGCATAGAGTCGGTCGTAGCCGGATACCTCTTTTTCACCAAAAATGTCGTGGATCTGCTGTTTCAGTTCGGGTTGGGAAAGCTGCCAGGGCATATCGACAAATCGGATGGTTTCAATATCTTTGTTTTTCACCGGGTCGTCTGTACCGCCATATAGAGTGGAGATTCCATATACAGGCACATTCGCAGCATATTGAAAGTCGAATAATGGTTTTAGTTGCCTGGCTTCCGCTGGTAAGGCGGCCAAAAATATCAGATCGAAATCCTGACGTCTTCTAGGCTCATACTCGACAGACTCTCCAATGGTGCGTTCAAGAGCGGCTGTACGATTGACACTGGCATCAATGTTGAACAGGTGTCGGACGACTCTTAGGTAGTCAGTTTTGTTTTGGGCATCAAAATGAGCCTGGCTGGCCACGCTGCCGCCCAGTTGTCTCCATGTATTGGTAAAGGTGCTGCTGATTCTATCCCCCCAGTTTCCATTGGGAACCAGAATGACTGCTGATCGATGCCCGTCCAGAAATGCTTTTCTGGCAACCTGTACCGCTTCGTCCTCTGGTGCCAGCCCAAACTGATATACGTTGTGATTGGTTTCGCTGTTGTCAGCAACATTGTTCAGAGCCAGTACTGGAATTGGAAGAGCGGGTTGATCGAGCAACTCTGAAACCAGCTTTTTCTCCAAAGGTCCAATAAATAGCTGTGTCCCCTGAGACACTAATGTTGTATATGTGCCAATAACGTTATCCAGATTGGCAGTATCCACGAAGGTAATCTCAGGTACCTCCCGCCCGTTTTCAGCCGATTGATAATAAGAAGCCATAAAGCCGTCTCGAATCGAGTCTCCGGTTTTGCTTAAAGGACCGCTCAACGGCAATAATAAGGCTACTTTCCGTGGTTTCTCCTGGGCTATTTGCGTCAGCAGTGCAAGACTGTCCGGCAGTTTCTGGGCTGCAGGATGGCGGGGATGACTGGTGATCCAGGTATTAATTGAAGTGACCTGGGAATCTATATCAGCTTCAGTATTGTTGTTGACCAATGCCAGTTCCATCCAACCTTGCAGATCAGGACTGGTTTCACGTCCTGCCAGTGCCTGTATATCCTGCTCGGGAACCAGCTGCAGGTCCGCCCAGATCATCTCATGATTTTGGGAATATTCCGGTTCTGATAATACTGGAGCCAGGTATATACGTTCTCTCGCGCCAGCCAGGTACTGTCCGGACAGTTCCCAGGCTGAAGCACGAAGAAGGCTAATCTGCGCGAGTTGTTCCTGTGGCAGGCTGTCAAAAAGATACGTGTATTCTCCAGCCAGCCAGACCAGTGCCTGTTGCGGGTCAGACGAAGCCACAAATACCTTGCCTGCCAGTAATGCATAACGTGTCTGATTTGTAATGTTTAAGGCTGAAAAATCGGTTTCTTTGAGGATTAGGGCAGCTTTTTCAAACTCAAAATTGTTGTAGAGATTTTCCGCGGCTGACAGGCGATCTTCATCCGATGCATGAGCGCTCAGTGCTGGTGTTGTTGATTCCCCGTTGGTGGGCTGTTTGGTCTGGTTGCCCGTACAGGCGGAGAGGAAGCCAACGAAAACCAGTATCCAAAGCTTATTTTGCATGTCATGACCCATTTGTTTGTACGATGAAAATATAAAGTGGGTTATTCTATCTTCTTCTGCAGGTCTAACGCATCTATCCAGTGTCAGTGAGTCTATCGTGTCAACGCAAAGTCTTTTTGGAACCCTTTACATTGTCGCCACCCCGATTGGAAACCTTTCCGATATCACCTACCGAGCTGTACAAATTCTGACCGAAGCGGACTTAATCTTTGCTGAAGATACGCGCAATACTCGAAAGTTGCTTGATCATTATCAGGTTGTTACTCCGGTTCAGACGCTGCATGAGCACAACGAAAAAGAGTCGGTACAAAAGGTTCTGGCTCTTTTGAAACAAGGGCAGAATCTTGCGCTGGTGTCGGATGCGGGAACGCCTTTAATTTCTGATCCTGGTTTCGTGCTTGTTTCAGAGTTGCGAAAAAGTGGCGCGAATATCGTACCTGTGCCAGGACCGAGTGCCGTGATTGCTGCTTTGTCGGTTGCCGGTATTGCCACCGATCATTTTTCTTTTGAAGGTTTTTTGCCGTCCAAAGAAGTGGCTCGCCAGGAAGTTCTGGCTGGTTTGTCTGATGAATCAAGAACGATGGTGTTCTATGAGGCGCCTCACCGATTGTCTGCAACACTGGCTGACATGGAACTGACCTTTGGTGCTGAACGCGTGGCGGTATTGTGTCGTGAACTTACCAAGGCTTATGAAACTATTCATTCGGCACCTTTGTCAGAGTTATTGTCATGGGTGAATCAGGATGTCAATCAACAGCGTGGAGAAATCGTGCTAGTGGTCCAGGGCGTGGATAAAAGTCGACGTCATGATGAACTCACCAGTTTTGATAAACACCTGTTGAAGACGTTACTGGATGAGTTGCCGCTTAAGCGCGCATCCGTGGTTTGTGCCAGGTTGACAGGGAAGGCGAAACGGAGTTTTTACGACCTTGGCATGCAATTACAAAAAAATAACTAGCGTTTTTGTGTCATATCATTAACCTTCCCGCCTGCTGAGTCGGCCAGACAGTCGCTGCCAGATTTATCTGGGGGAGGAAAGTCCGGGCTCCACAGGGTAAGGTGCCAGGTAACGCCTGGGGGGCGGAAGTCCACGGAAAGTGCAACAGAAAATATACCGCCTGTCTCTGACAGGTAAGGGTGAAATGGTGCGGTAAGAGCGCACCGCGTAACTGGTAACAGTTGCGGCACGGCAAACCCCACCTGGAGCAAGGCCAAATAGGGTTCCATATGGTGTGACCCGCATCGGAACCGGGTAGGCTGCTTGAATGTACTGGTAACGGTGCGTCTAGATGAATGGCTGTCCACGACAGAACCCGGCTTATCGGCCGACTCAGCAATTTTCCCTTCTTGATTTGTCAGTTAGTACTAACAAACTATTCTCTAATGAAAAAATATTCTTTTGTTTTTCAAAGTAGGTGAACACTCACTTATAACTTCATGATTTATAAGTTTTTTTTGTTCTTTTTGTCGAAATCATAATCCCTCCACTTTATGAATTAGTTTCCTAACCCCTTGTCAGTAAAGGTTTTTTTGAGAATGAACACCCGTTTTTGAACTTGCAAAGGTCCAGGTGCAGTCCTATAGTGTCGGGATGTGGGATATTGTGGTTAAAAGTGGGTGAAAGTGGAATGATTCGCTCTTTTGAACCGCAGGTGACATGTCAGTGACCACTAACCCGGGTTAAAAATGTCTGAAATCAGCAAGCGCATCAGTTTACGAGGTGTTCATCACCTCTCTTTAGACGCCAAGGGCCGTATGGCGGTCCCTGCGCGCTATCGTGCACTGCTGTCCGATTGGTGCGATTCTCAACTGGTAGTCACCATTGATACTCAAGACAAGTGTTTGCTGATGTATCCGTTGCCCGAATGGGAAAAAATCGAAGAAAAACTAATGGCGCTTGCTAACTACCAGGGGCCAAATCGAAGAATTCAGCGTTTGTTGTTGGGATATGCAACCGATTTGGAAATTGATACTAACGGTCGGATTCTATTGCCGGGAACTCTTCGTGATTATGCAGTACTGGATAAAAAAATGGTGATGTTAGGGCAGGGAAATAAGTTTGAGCTGTGGGATGAGGCAACTTGGGAGGCAAGAAGACAGGAATACTTATGTCAGGAGGACGAAGAGTTGCCAGAAGAACTACTGAATATCTCTCTATAGGAAACATGTGATGACAGAGGGATTCAAACATAAAACCGTCCTGTTGGATGAGGCGGTCGAACAGTTGGTCATCGACCCATCGGGTGCCTATTTCGATGGAACCTTTGGGCGTGGCGGACATAGCCGCCTTATATTGAGCTGTTTATCCAGTGCCGGCGCTCTTGTGGCAGTAGACAAAGACCCTGAAGCAATTCAGGAAGGTGAACGTCTGGTCGCCGCGGACTCGCGATTTACGATGGTACCAGGATCTTTTGCCGGTATTGAGTCGATCGCTCACTCCAAAGAAATACTGTTTGATGGCGTGTTGCTTGATCTGGGTGTTTCGTCCCCACAGCTGGATGATGTTGGTCGTGGATTCAGTTTCAGTCAAAACGGTCCACTGGATATGCGTATGGACAGTTCTTCAGGTATGACTGCCGCAGACTGGATCAATACTGCCGGCGAACAGGAAATTGCTGATGTTCTTTGGCAATACGGAGAAGAGCGTTTTTCCCGTCGTATGGCAAGAGCTATTGTTGAGCGCAGGAAGGATACACCCTTCACACATACGTTGGATTTGGCTGATGTAGTTGCCAAAGCCAATCCTCGCTGGGAAAAAAGAATTCATCCAGCTACCCGGGCATTTCAGGCTATCAGAATCTTCATCAATAACGAACTCTCTGATCTTGAGGTTTTACTGGCAGCCCTGGACTCTGTATTGAAACCAGGTGGTCGTTTGGTTGTGATCAGTTTTCACAGCCTGGAGGATCGTTTGGTTAAACGCTTTATTCAGCAACATGAAAAAGATCCCTGGCCTGAGGGGCTGCCTGTTCAGGGACAGCAGTTTACTCCCCGCTTTCGCAGGGTCGGAAAGGCTATGAAAGCCAGTGCCGAGGAAATTGCTATAAATCCTCGGGCCCGAAGTGCTGTGATGCGTGTGGCGGAGAAGGCCAGGTAATTATGGTTAAGGTCATAACTGGAATGTTGGTGATCTTGGTACTGGCTTCTGGTGTGGGAGTCATATATAGCACGCACCTGACGCGCAGCTATTTTACGCAGCTGCAGCAATTGGAAAAAGAAAGTGAACAATTAAATACGCTATACGGAAAATTACTGCTTGAAGAGAGTGCGTTGTCTGCGCCTGCGCGGATTGAGAACAAGGCCCGGGAGAGAGGCATGATTAACCCCAATACTGATCAAATCAAAGTTCTGCAGGAGCAACCTTGAACACCGCATTGCAGAACAACGGCAGACAATTTTTAATTTACCTGATGCTGTTATCGGCATTGGGCGCTGTGATTTGGAAAACCGTAACGCTTCAGGTATTGGAAAAAAGTTTTTTGATCAATCAGGGTGATGCGCGGATCGAAGATACACGGGAGTTGGTAGCTACGCGGGGAGTAATAACCGATAGAAATGGAAAAACTCTGGCTATGAGCACGCCACTTATTACTCTGACGGCGGAACCGCGCAAGCTGGATGTTGATACCTTGCCATTAATTTCCAAGCTTACAGATGTGCCCCTCAGTACGTTGGAAAAACGTTACCAGCGCAGTTCTGCATATATGTTGATTCGTCGTCATATGGTTCCCCAGGAAGCAGAAAAAATTCTGGCGTTGAGATCAGAGAATAAAGGGCTAAGAGGTCTGCGTTCAGAAGCAGAGTACCGTCGTTATTATCCAGCTGGAGAAGTTACCAGCCAGGTCGTTGGTTTGACTAATGTGGATGAACAGGGGCAAGAAGGCCTTGAATTGTCATTTGATTCATATTTGTCCGGTCGAAACGGGAAAAAATCTGTTTTGACGGATGTATATGGACAGATTATTCGTGACGTTGAATTAACAGCTCC from Gynuella sunshinyii YC6258 carries:
- a CDS encoding universal stress protein yields the protein MFRINNVVVLIDPAEDNQSALKKAQIITTTVNGKLTLFASGYNSTLANHSNVNPENSEKAKAAFLQRIRANLEEKADTIRQEGLSIECVAVWDKHPSQAIIKYLETNSVDLVIKNTHHQNVMQRTFFSHTDWDLIRYSPAPLLLTKNQAWKGQLTVTAAVDPVNNHDKPKTLDAEILSAGLFLSEKLDTKLHILHVYDPTPMLIYLDQPVLDTSDVSEEIRKEHLSALNELVSQHPIDPDHVHLECGSPTTVIPDHLYQHDSSIVVMGAVSRQGLDRLLVGHTAERMLDRISADILVVKMHAEDTETPK
- a CDS encoding BON domain-containing protein; translation: MKLTKIFIVFLGIVLIQGCVSRGVAPDYSNDLSARTVGEVMDDNNIEAQVEEDIVASDPIFKDARIRVISHSGKVLIVGQVPEQRLIPIATQIAQKVRKVTSVHNELTVGPKLSAAIKANDSWQAIKVKSRMFTTDNFPSKNINIIVENGIVYLMGRVSKDIAQRAGQIASEVGGVQKVVLLFEEPSKL
- a CDS encoding D-sedoheptulose-7-phosphate isomerase, translating into MNLRQRIDELFEDHLTNTHRVMDVVSPGIAMAAEYIVSSLVNDAKILTCGNGTSALSAELLSYSLTGKLQRERPGLPIVNLSTSHMMMSGIDVDFAVGMAFERQIRTLAQAGDILVAYSPDGACRSIYEAIIAAREKGMMVVAVTGKDGGMIGQMLCEPELEIRIPSNSPPRVLEIQTLVTHCLVDLVENLLFGAEYY
- a CDS encoding YraN family protein, with the translated sequence MFGFHKKTPVNDSGKQAENAAANFLRAQGLTVVDRNYRCKGGEIDLICTSPENILIFVEVRHRRQTSFGSGVDTVNSSKQKKIILTAKTYLQERYGNRLPACRFDVISTTGESYQIDWLQNAFGEYA
- a CDS encoding penicillin-binding protein activator yields the protein MQNKLWILVFVGFLSACTGNQTKQPTNGESTTPALSAHASDEDRLSAAENLYNNFEFEKAALILKETDFSALNITNQTRYALLAGKVFVASSDPQQALVWLAGEYTYLFDSLPQEQLAQISLLRASAWELSGQYLAGARERIYLAPVLSEPEYSQNHEMIWADLQLVPEQDIQALAGRETSPDLQGWMELALVNNNTEADIDSQVTSINTWITSHPRHPAAQKLPDSLALLTQIAQEKPRKVALLLPLSGPLSKTGDSIRDGFMASYYQSAENGREVPEITFVDTANLDNVIGTYTTLVSQGTQLFIGPLEKKLVSELLDQPALPIPVLALNNVADNSETNHNVYQFGLAPEDEAVQVARKAFLDGHRSAVILVPNGNWGDRISSTFTNTWRQLGGSVASQAHFDAQNKTDYLRVVRHLFNIDASVNRTAALERTIGESVEYEPRRRQDFDLIFLAALPAEARQLKPLFDFQYAANVPVYGISTLYGGTDDPVKNKDIETIRFVDMPWQLSQPELKQQIHDIFGEKEVSGYDRLYALGVDAYALYPRLRQLVEVPGARLHGMTGILSIDSDSKVKRELEWAQIKDGLAQPILSTLEER
- the rsmI gene encoding 16S rRNA (cytidine(1402)-2'-O)-methyltransferase, which translates into the protein MYDENIKWVILSSSAGLTHLSSVSESIVSTQSLFGTLYIVATPIGNLSDITYRAVQILTEADLIFAEDTRNTRKLLDHYQVVTPVQTLHEHNEKESVQKVLALLKQGQNLALVSDAGTPLISDPGFVLVSELRKSGANIVPVPGPSAVIAALSVAGIATDHFSFEGFLPSKEVARQEVLAGLSDESRTMVFYEAPHRLSATLADMELTFGAERVAVLCRELTKAYETIHSAPLSELLSWVNQDVNQQRGEIVLVVQGVDKSRRHDELTSFDKHLLKTLLDELPLKRASVVCARLTGKAKRSFYDLGMQLQKNN
- the mraZ gene encoding division/cell wall cluster transcriptional repressor MraZ, whose protein sequence is MSEISKRISLRGVHHLSLDAKGRMAVPARYRALLSDWCDSQLVVTIDTQDKCLLMYPLPEWEKIEEKLMALANYQGPNRRIQRLLLGYATDLEIDTNGRILLPGTLRDYAVLDKKMVMLGQGNKFELWDEATWEARRQEYLCQEDEELPEELLNISL
- the rsmH gene encoding 16S rRNA (cytosine(1402)-N(4))-methyltransferase RsmH; protein product: MTEGFKHKTVLLDEAVEQLVIDPSGAYFDGTFGRGGHSRLILSCLSSAGALVAVDKDPEAIQEGERLVAADSRFTMVPGSFAGIESIAHSKEILFDGVLLDLGVSSPQLDDVGRGFSFSQNGPLDMRMDSSSGMTAADWINTAGEQEIADVLWQYGEERFSRRMARAIVERRKDTPFTHTLDLADVVAKANPRWEKRIHPATRAFQAIRIFINNELSDLEVLLAALDSVLKPGGRLVVISFHSLEDRLVKRFIQQHEKDPWPEGLPVQGQQFTPRFRRVGKAMKASAEEIAINPRARSAVMRVAEKAR
- the ftsL gene encoding cell division protein FtsL, producing MVKVITGMLVILVLASGVGVIYSTHLTRSYFTQLQQLEKESEQLNTLYGKLLLEESALSAPARIENKARERGMINPNTDQIKVLQEQP